The genomic region TTGCCGGAAAGGCTTTCTCCTCGGCGAAAGCCTGAGACGACATCAATAGGGAAAGCGCCACGGAGGCGTAAAGGATTTTGGTCATAATTCTCACCAGTTCCGGTCGGGATTGACACCCGAGGAGTTACGGTGAGATCGTGTCTGGGAGATTATACTCGGATTAAGTTTTGATGACAGAGAACCACAACTTCAGGACGCTTTCCCGAGATTGAGCGAAAGCTGCGATGGCGGGTGGGCAATTCCATCGCCAAGGTCGGTCAGAGCGACGACCCCCACCTCCCGGCCACGTCCCTTGACGGCATGGTTGCCGAGATATTCGGCATGGATGCCTCTGGGCAATGTCATGAGGTCGGCAAGGTCGGATGAGATCAGGACATGCCTGTCCAGCGTCTTCGAAAGGCCCTCGAGGCGGGCCGTGGTGTTCACTGTATCGCCAAAATAGGTGATCTTGTGACGATCGACGCCGATTTCGGCTGTTATCACCGAACCGCCGTGCAGCGCTGCTCGCAGACGCGGGACCTGGCCATAGACCTTCAGCCAGACATCCTTGTTCTTTTCGATGTTCGCGAAAATATCGAAAAGGCAACGGACGCAGCATCCGTCCTTGATGCCGCGTTTCAGCGGCCAGGTGACGATGGCAGCATCGCCGATGTAATCGTCTATGGCACCGTTATGGCGGCGGATCTGTTCGGCGAATGTCCCGAACAGCGAGCCGAGATACTGCTGCGTCCTGAGGTCGCCATGTTGCTCTGCAAAGGCCGTGGAGCCGACCAGATCGATAAACAGAAAGACCCGCTCCTCCGGCACCGGGTTGCGGTAGCGGCCTGTCAGCAAACTGATGAAGACGTCGCGGCCCAGCAGCTCGCGGACGCGCATGATGAATACCATCAGGGCAGTGACCGACAGCGCATAGACCAGAACCTCGGCGGACAGGATGGTCGCCTCCGCCCAGCTCCCATTGGTGATGCCCGTGATTTTCAGGAGGCTGCCGGAAATCGCATAGCCGACGCTGATGAGGGCAAGGTCGATCAGCAGCGCGATCGGAATATAGGCCGGTGTCGGCAGCCGGTGGACGCGATAGTAAAGACCGGGCAGCACCAGTCCACGCTCAAAGACCAGCACAGGCATGCCGGTCGTCAGGGCAAAGATAGCGCCGATATAAAAGTGCGATTCGGGATAGAAAGCCGCGCCGTAAAAAACACCGGACAACGCAACGACGGCAGCGATAGCAAGCCAGTTCAACGCCGTGGGCAGAGTTCGCATGGTTCGTTCCGACAGGCTGATGACAGACGTCTGCCGTTATTGATCCCGCCCAACTGCTGCGGTCAAGCCTTTTCGGTCCGAAGACGGTCCCCGCTAGATGGCGATCGTCTCTACCTTCTTGTCGACAAACCGCAGCGCGACCTCGCCCTTGATAAGTTTCAGCGCGGTATCGCCGAACAAGTCCCGACGCCAGCCGGAGAGCGCCGGTACGTCGGCCTTGTCGCCTTCGGCAGCGATCCGCTCGATGTCTTCGCTGTTGGCGATCACTTTCGGCGCAACGGCGTTCTTTTCCGCAATCAGCTTCAAAAGAACCTTAAGTAGCTCGGCAGCAGCAGCTGTTCCTTCCGGGGCCTGCGTGTGGCGCGGCACATGCGGCATGTCGGCCTTGGGCATGTCCAGCGCGGCGTTGATCGCTTCCAGCACCGCGCCGCCGGCCGACGAGCGTTCCCAGCCCTTCGGCACGGTACGCAGGCGGCCGAATGCCTCCACGTCGCGCGGCTGCTGCTGGGCGATCTCGTAGATCGCATCGTCCTTCAGCACCCGCGAGCGCGGCACGTTGCGGCTGCGCGCCTCGCGCTCGCGCCAGGCGGCCACGTATTTCAGCACGGCCAGTTCCTGCGGCTTGCGCAGCCGCATCTTCAGCCGCTGCCAGGCATCGTCAGGATGAAGGTCATAGGTGTCGCGTGATTCGAGGATCGCCATTTCCTCGGCAAGCCAGGAGGCGCGGCCTTCGCGTTCCAGTTCGTCACGTAGAAAAATATAGACGTCGCGCAGATGGGTGACGTCGGCAAGCGCGTAGTCGAGCTGCTTTTCAGTTAGCGGACGGCGTGTCCAGTCGGTAAAGCGCGAGGTCTTGTCGATCTGAATGTTTTTGATGCGGCTGACGAGCTGGTCGTAGGAGACCGAGTCGCCGAAGCCGCAAACCATCGCTGCAATCTGCGTGTCGAACACCGGATGCGGGATCAGGTTTCCGCGATTGTAGATGATTTCGATGTCCTGGCGCGAGGCATGGAATACCTTCAGCACCGACGTGTCGGCCATCAGCGCGAAAAACGGCGCAAGATCGATGCCGGGCGCCAACGGGTCGACGATCACCTCGGTTGTCGGGCTCGCCATCTGTATCAAGCAAAGCACCGGCCAGAAGGTCGTCTCGCGAAGAAATTCGGTATCGATGGTGATGAATTCTGACTTGGCCAGCTCTTGGCAGGCCGCCTCTAGTTCGGCGGTAGTTACGATCATTTGGACACATTCATACGAAATTAGTTCTTGAACCTTCCTTTCCCTTTCGCTTCGATATGTCAATAAGCTGACGTGCCCGAAGGCTAAACGACCCGCAGATAGCTGGTCATGCCAGTCTTTTGATGCTCGATGATGTGACAATGCAGCAGCCAGTCGCCGGGATTGTCTGCGACGAAGCCAAGCTGGACCTTTTCGTTCGGCTGAATGAGATAGGTGTCGGAGACGAATGGCTGGACAGCTCCGGTGGTCGAGGAAAGTACCGTGAAGCTCATGCCATGCAAGTGGATGGGGTGCGAGTGCGGCGTCAGGTTCTCCATGTCGAAGACGTAGCTCTTGCCGAGCTTCAGTTCCGAGAGCGGGGCGGTCGGATCAGGCGTGTCGCCCGGCCATGGCACCTTGTTGATCGCCCAGAAACTGTAGCCGAGCGAGCCACAGATGCTGTCAGTGGACGTATCCTCCGCCGTCGCGCTGAGGATGATCGGGATATGCTCCGCAGCCCCGACATCGGCTCTGGCCACTGGGTTTGCGGCCAGCGGCGCCAGATCGCCCATGTCGCGCTTGAGCGAGCTACCGACCGCCTTCAGCGTCGCCAGCGTCTTCGGGCTGGTGCCATGGATATCCTCGAGGGTAACCAGCGTCCCTTCGCTGTCCGGCATGCGGATCGCCAGTTCCAGCCGCTGGCCCGGCCCGAGCTGCAGCACGTCGAGAGGAAAGCGCTTTGGCACCGGATTGCCGTCGATGGCAATGACCGCGGCCTCTGCGCCGGCGATCTTGAACGAAAATATCCGCGTCACGTCGGTAA from Rhizobium tumorigenes harbors:
- a CDS encoding adenylate/guanylate cyclase domain-containing protein translates to MRTLPTALNWLAIAAVVALSGVFYGAAFYPESHFYIGAIFALTTGMPVLVFERGLVLPGLYYRVHRLPTPAYIPIALLIDLALISVGYAISGSLLKITGITNGSWAEATILSAEVLVYALSVTALMVFIMRVRELLGRDVFISLLTGRYRNPVPEERVFLFIDLVGSTAFAEQHGDLRTQQYLGSLFGTFAEQIRRHNGAIDDYIGDAAIVTWPLKRGIKDGCCVRCLFDIFANIEKNKDVWLKVYGQVPRLRAALHGGSVITAEIGVDRHKITYFGDTVNTTARLEGLSKTLDRHVLISSDLADLMTLPRGIHAEYLGNHAVKGRGREVGVVALTDLGDGIAHPPSQLSLNLGKAS
- the rnd gene encoding ribonuclease D codes for the protein MIVTTAELEAACQELAKSEFITIDTEFLRETTFWPVLCLIQMASPTTEVIVDPLAPGIDLAPFFALMADTSVLKVFHASRQDIEIIYNRGNLIPHPVFDTQIAAMVCGFGDSVSYDQLVSRIKNIQIDKTSRFTDWTRRPLTEKQLDYALADVTHLRDVYIFLRDELEREGRASWLAEEMAILESRDTYDLHPDDAWQRLKMRLRKPQELAVLKYVAAWREREARSRNVPRSRVLKDDAIYEIAQQQPRDVEAFGRLRTVPKGWERSSAGGAVLEAINAALDMPKADMPHVPRHTQAPEGTAAAAELLKVLLKLIAEKNAVAPKVIANSEDIERIAAEGDKADVPALSGWRRDLFGDTALKLIKGEVALRFVDKKVETIAI
- a CDS encoding multicopper oxidase family protein, with translation MAVFTRRNLIKASAVAGVYSVGMGLAGRFGHAEAAPEPVILKANKIQANITGTEMTRDVLTYGAAGMPPVLRMRQGAPFAARLINGIDEPTTIHWHGMRIPNAMDGVPFLTQPYVYTGEKFDYAFTPPDAGTFWYHPHCNTLIQMGHGMTGVIVVDNPKDPQFDAEIVVNLRDWRLGGDGQFIAQFKPRDAARSGTYGTVRSANWQVEPQYDAPAGGLVRLRLAITDVTRIFSFKIAGAEAAVIAIDGNPVPKRFPLDVLQLGPGQRLELAIRMPDSEGTLVTLEDIHGTSPKTLATLKAVGSSLKRDMGDLAPLAANPVARADVGAAEHIPIILSATAEDTSTDSICGSLGYSFWAINKVPWPGDTPDPTAPLSELKLGKSYVFDMENLTPHSHPIHLHGMSFTVLSSTTGAVQPFVSDTYLIQPNEKVQLGFVADNPGDWLLHCHIIEHQKTGMTSYLRVV